Proteins from a single region of Columba livia isolate bColLiv1 breed racing homer unplaced genomic scaffold, bColLiv1.pat.W.v2 Scaffold_135, whole genome shotgun sequence:
- the LOC135577759 gene encoding olfactory receptor 14J1-like: KPLHYGTLLGSRACVHMAAAAWATGFLNALLYTANTFSLPLCKGNALGQFFCEIPHILKLSCSHSYLRELGLIVVSACLAFACFVFIVVSYVQILRAVLRIPSEQGRHKAFSTCLPHLAVVSLFVSTAMFAYLKPSSISSPSLDLVVSVLYSVVPPAVNPLIYSMRNRELKESIRKVMNVCFSKAVMN; encoded by the coding sequence aaacccctgcactacgggaccctcctgggcagcagagcttgtgtccacatggcagcagctgcctgggccactgggtttctcaatgctctgctctacacggccaatacattttcactgcccctgtgcaagggcaatgccctgggccagttcttttgtgaaatcccccacatcctcaagctctcctgctcacactcctacctcagggaacttgggcttatcGTGGTTAGTGCCTGTTTAGCATTTGcgtgttttgtgttcatagtggtgtcctatgtgcagatcttgagggccgtgctgaggatcccctctgagcagggacggcacaaagccttttccacctgcctccctcacctggccgtggtctccctgtttgtcagcactgccatgtttgcctacctgaaaccctcatccatttcctccccatccctggatctggtggtgtcagttctgtactcagtggtgcctccagcagtgaaccccctcatctacagcatgaggaacagggaactcaaggagtctataaggaaagtgatgaatgtttgcttttcaaaagcagtaatgaactga